Proteins encoded within one genomic window of Aspergillus nidulans FGSC A4 chromosome VII:
- a CDS encoding uncharacterized protein (transcript_id=CADANIAT00008287): MHYYLSSASPSASVEHTASRALAVLGHDPISISSILIPMALADSSPSSTAVRQALLGLSSLHRYGVQAQAFEFKISAINSLKAASFTSIGAAEALQHIAAGMLLCSFEIHRASCTSSQWHFFINGVRQVLYASVLNFKWNSVISTMMDWVFYYHSMGRFSTLHWRPPLHTEYCPSVNCWSVRFPSFPCPNHHPLTLYQVSQLTPSPTNTLLILLNLGYQIFASIPESVPAGILQNLGWELQNLPLPDTPDPTFELFYLSIFVYFNRMTAYALEPRSTNQTRIQRALTIFATLDSCPRQFPLLIIGCEARTDDDRCTVLELIDRTEKTASSRSVDILSALIKAVWVQDDLAGDRELNYREKMTALISVCSLMPMFV; this comes from the exons ATGCACTACTATCTTTCCAGTGCATCACCGTCTG CATCAGTTGAACATACCGCGTCGCGCGCTCTAGCCGTGCTCGGTCACGATCCTATAAGCATAAGTAGCATACTTATCCCTATGGCACTGGCAGattcctctccctcctccacagcgGTTCGCCAAGCCCTACTTGGCCTTTCGTCGCTGCACCGCTACGGTGTACAAGCCCAAGCCTTCGAGTTCAAGATCTCCGCCATAAATTCTCTAAAAGCGGCTTCGTTTACCAGTATTGGTGCCGCAGAAGCGCTGCAGCATATCGCCGCCGGCATGCTCTTATGTTCGTTTGAAATCCATAGAGCTTCGTGCACCTCATCCCAATGGCACTTTTTTATCAATGGGGTGAGACAGGTGCTCTACGCCTCGGTCCTGAATTTCAAATGGAACAGCGTCATTAGTACCATGATGGACTGGGTATTCTACTACCATTCTATGGGGCGGTTTAGTACTCTGCACTGGCGGCCTCCCCTGCACACTGAGTACTGTCCATCGGTCAACTGCTGGAGCGTCCGTTTTCCCTCGTTTCCTTGCCCTAATCATCATCCCCTAACTCTATATCAGGTCTCACAGCTGACGCCGTCTCCAACCAACACCCTACTCATCCTACTCAACCTGGGCTACCAGATATTTGCTTCAATCCCCGAATCTGTTCCAGCCGGAATCCTGCAAAACCTAGGTTGGGaactccagaatctccccCTCCCTGATACCCCAGATCCCACTTTCGAACTCTTCTACCTTTCAATCTTCGTCTACTTCAACCGCATGACAGCCTACGCCCTTGAACCCAGATCTACCAACCAGACCCGGATCCAGCGCGCGCTCACCATCTTTGCCACTCTCGACTCCTGTCCCCGGCAGTTCCCGCTGTTGATTATCGGCTGCGAAGCCCGCACGGACGATGATCGGTGTACTGTTCTTGAGCTTATCGATCGGACAGAGAAAACGGCGTCCTCAAGGTCTGTAGATATCCTAAGCGCACTGATAAAGGCAGTTTGGGTGCAGGATGATCTTGCAGGAGACCGGGAGTTGAATTATCGGGAGAAGATGACTGCACTCATTAGTGTTTGCTCGCTTATGCCAATGTTTGTTTAA